In Pseudomonas sp. P5_109, the genomic window CTCGCGCGACTTGATCCGCTGCTCGTAGCGCACCTGGCCGAGGATATCTTCACCGGCGACCTGAAAGACCTGTTTGGCCAAGTCGACCGCCAAGGTTGTGCAGGCCGACAAATCGGAAGAAGACACGGATTGATCAAACGAACTATGATTTTTCATGGACTCGCCCTCGCTGTCGTTGGCTGTTTAGACTGCCACCGTGGCGCATTGACGCCTCGGCTTGGGCGAGTCCATCCAATTACACGGATTGGGGCATATCTGCAAAATCGGGCCGACTGACAGGCCGCCAAGCCAGCTCCTACAGTTGATCGGCGTACACACGCCGCTTTTCACCACTCATCAGGCCGAGCGTTAGCTCGCCTGCAGCTCTTGATCTTGATCCACCCGCCCCCTCGGGAGGCCTCGTTCCGGTGTTCATCCGGGGATGGGCGCGCAGCGCCGTTCGACGCAGTCGAACACGCTGCATGTAGGTCGAAGCGAAGCCGACCGGAGGGCAGTGTCCCCGGATGGATACCGGAGCGAAGGAACGCCGAGCCTTAGCGAGGGGCCGGACGCAAGGGGCGAGCGTTTTTTTGGTTACTTTTTTTAGGCGCTTGTAAAAAAAGTGACTCGCCGTAAGGGCGAAACCATAAGTGGCCGTTACCTAACCAACGGATATGTACACAACCACCAAGGATCAAAGCTCAAACCGCAACTCAGGCCAGATCGGCGAAGTCCCCCGCTTCTGCGACTCAAGAATAGCCCGGCACAACGAACACAACCGCTGATCCTGAAACACCCGGCGATCAACACTCGACCAGCGAGGCTGCGCCGGCAACAGACTCCCACACAAGGTGCGGTCCGCCGAGCCGCCCAGCTCCAGTTGACGGGTCACCAGATGCACCCGCACTTCCTGGCAGGCGAACAGATCCAGCTGTTCGTCAGGCTCGATCAGTTGGTAGGCAAATAGTGACCAGGCAGGACGCGGCATCGGGGGCTCCAAATCGGGGGCGCCACCTTAGCCGAAAGCCTGCTTCTAGAAAAGTGTCATAACAGCGGTTTTAGGGTAGGCCAGACATTTTCCAGCAACTTGTCCTGGGCCCCGACCGCCGGGTGTATGCCGTCAGCCTGCATCAAGTCCGGATGGCCGCCCACGCCGTCGAGGAAAAACGGCACCAGCGGGATCTTTTTCTCATCGGCCAGGTTGCTGTAGACCTCGACGAAGGCCTTTGTGTAGCGAGCGCCATAATTGGGTGGCAGTTGCATGCCGAGCAACAACACCTTGGCACCGCTGGCCCGGGAGCTGTCGATCATCGAAGCAAGATTTTGTTGCAATTGAGTTGGCAGCAAGCCGCGCAGGCCGTCATTGCCGCCCAACTCGAGGATCACCAGTTCCGGTTTATGCTCTGCAAGCAGCGCGGGCAGGCGCGCCTGGCCTCCGGCACTGGTGTCGCCACTGATGGACGCATTGATCACTTTATCGTCGAAACCTTCGCGCTTGAGCCGTTGCTCAAGCAGTGACACCCACCCCAACCGGGTATCCAGCCCGAAACCGGCGCTGATACTATCGCCAACGATCAGGACTGTACCCGCCGCTGCGTTTTGGGCCATGCACATCAAGGCCAGGCCAGCACTCAAAAACCAGACACGCATCGGACTCTCCATGGGCGCAAGCATTCTCATCGCGAAGGACCTTAGCAAAGTGGTTCCCAGCGCGGAAGGTGAACTGACCATCCTGCACCAACTCAGCCTGGAACTGAACCAGGGCGATAGCCTGGCCATCGTCGGCGCATCGGGCTCCGGCAAGTCCACCTTGCTGGGCTTGCTCGCCGGCCTCGACCTGCCGAGCAGTGGCGAAGTCACTCTCGCCGGGCAAGGCCTGAGCAACCTCGATGAAGACCAGCGTGCGCGCATCCGCGCCGAGCACGTGGGTTTTGTCTTTCAATCGTTTCAGCTGCTCGACAGCCTCAATGCCCTGGAAAACGTCATGCTGCCACTGGAACTCGATGGCCGCAAAGACGCCCGCGAGCGCGCCACCGAACTGCTGCAACGCGTGGGGCTGGGTCAACGCCTGACTCACTCGCCGCGCCAGCTCTCCGGCGGCGAGCAACAACGCGTGGCGATTGCCCGTGCATTTGCCGCCGAGCCCGACGTGCTGTTTGCCGACGAACCGACCGGCAACCTCGACAGCCACACCGGCGAGCGCATCAGCGACTTGCTGTTCGAG contains:
- a CDS encoding arylesterase; translation: MRVWFLSAGLALMCMAQNAAAGTVLIVGDSISAGFGLDTRLGWVSLLEQRLKREGFDDKVINASISGDTSAGGQARLPALLAEHKPELVILELGGNDGLRGLLPTQLQQNLASMIDSSRASGAKVLLLGMQLPPNYGARYTKAFVEVYSNLADEKKIPLVPFFLDGVGGHPDLMQADGIHPAVGAQDKLLENVWPTLKPLL
- a CDS encoding ABC transporter ATP-binding protein, coding for MGASILIAKDLSKVVPSAEGELTILHQLSLELNQGDSLAIVGASGSGKSTLLGLLAGLDLPSSGEVTLAGQGLSNLDEDQRARIRAEHVGFVFQSFQLLDSLNALENVMLPLELDGRKDARERATELLQRVGLGQRLTHSPRQLSGGEQQRVAIARAFAAEPDVLFADEPTGNLDSHTGERISDLLFELNKERGTTLVLVTHDERLAHRCRRLIRLEAGLLVAPLEP